From Streptomyces sp. GSL17-111, one genomic window encodes:
- a CDS encoding sugar phosphate isomerase/epimerase family protein, with product MAGRLGYDGVEIMVWTDPVSQDVEALRRLADQHGVPVLAVHAPCLLITQRVWSTDPWTKLQRARSAAERLGASTVVVHPPFRWQRGYARAFVDGIWRMAGETDVRFAVENMYPWRYRDREMQAYAPDWDPTNDDYRHFTIDLSHTATSRTDTLAMLDRMGDRLGHVHIADGNGSAKDEHLVPGRGTQPCAEVLGHLATSGFDGHVVVEVNTRRAMSSAEREADLAEALAFTRLHLGATAHRS from the coding sequence ATGGCCGGGCGGCTCGGCTACGACGGGGTCGAGATCATGGTCTGGACGGACCCGGTCAGCCAGGACGTGGAGGCCCTGCGCCGCCTCGCCGACCAGCACGGCGTGCCCGTCCTCGCGGTGCACGCCCCGTGCCTGCTGATCACCCAGCGTGTGTGGTCCACCGACCCGTGGACGAAGCTCCAGCGGGCCCGCAGCGCCGCCGAGCGGCTCGGGGCCTCCACCGTCGTCGTGCACCCGCCGTTCCGCTGGCAGCGCGGCTACGCCCGCGCCTTCGTGGACGGCATCTGGCGCATGGCGGGGGAGACGGACGTCCGGTTCGCCGTGGAGAACATGTACCCGTGGCGCTACCGCGACCGCGAGATGCAGGCCTACGCGCCCGACTGGGATCCGACGAACGACGACTACCGGCACTTCACCATCGACCTCTCGCACACCGCGACCTCCCGTACCGACACCCTCGCCATGCTGGACCGCATGGGGGACCGGCTCGGCCACGTCCACATCGCCGACGGCAACGGCTCGGCCAAGGACGAGCACCTCGTCCCCGGGCGCGGCACGCAGCCCTGCGCCGAGGTGCTGGGCCACCTGGCGACGAGCGGCTTCGACGGCCACGTCGTCGTGGAGGTCAACACCCGGCGGGCCATGTCCTCCGCCGAACGCGAGGCGGACCTGGCCGAGGCGCTGGCCTTCACCCGACTGCACCTGGGCGCCACCGCCCACCGGAGCTGA
- the ilvD gene encoding dihydroxy-acid dehydratase translates to MPELRSRTVTHGRNMAGARALLRAAGVAREDFGKPIIAVANSFTEFVPGHTHLQPVGRIVSDAIKEAGGVPREFNTIAVDDGIAMGHGGMLYSLPSRDLIADSVEYMTEAHCADALICISNCDKITPGMLMAALRLNIPVVFVSGGPMEAGKTTLVDGTVRSNLDLVHAMSEAVSDTVSDEDLERIEEAACPTCGSCSGMFTANSMNCLTEALGLALPGNGSVLATHTARKELYEAAGRTVVDVAHRYYDEGDETVLPRNVASRAAFENAMALDVAMGGSTNTVLHLLAAAQEAGLDFTMADIDAVSRRVPCVCKVAPNGNYHMEDVHRAGGIPAILGELQRAGHLHEDVHAVHSPSLADWLKEWDIRGGSPSPEATEMFYAAPGCVRSATAFSQSEQWDTLDTDAANGCIRDTAHAYSADGGLAVLYGNLAEDGCVVKTAGVDESIWTFEGKAVVVESQEAAVEAILAKRVAEGDVVVVRYEGPKGGPGMQEMLYPTAFLKGRGLGAKCALITDGRFSGGTSGLSIGHVSPEAAAGGTIALVRDGDRIAIDIPNRTIELQVPAGELAARREALGGRYAPVARDRKVSQALRAYAAMATSADKGAVRDVTLLG, encoded by the coding sequence ATGCCCGAGCTGAGGTCCCGCACCGTCACCCACGGCCGCAACATGGCGGGCGCCCGCGCCCTCCTCCGGGCCGCCGGCGTAGCCCGCGAGGACTTCGGCAAGCCCATCATCGCGGTGGCCAACAGCTTCACCGAGTTCGTCCCCGGGCACACCCACCTCCAGCCCGTCGGCCGCATCGTCTCCGACGCGATCAAGGAGGCGGGCGGCGTCCCGCGCGAGTTCAACACCATCGCGGTCGACGACGGCATCGCCATGGGCCACGGCGGCATGCTCTACTCGCTGCCCTCACGCGACCTGATCGCCGACTCCGTCGAGTACATGACCGAGGCGCACTGCGCCGACGCGCTGATCTGCATCTCCAACTGCGACAAGATCACGCCCGGCATGCTCATGGCGGCGCTGCGGCTGAACATCCCCGTCGTGTTCGTCTCCGGCGGGCCCATGGAGGCCGGGAAGACGACGCTGGTCGACGGCACCGTGCGCAGCAACCTCGACCTCGTCCACGCCATGTCCGAGGCCGTCAGCGACACCGTCTCCGACGAGGACCTGGAGCGCATCGAGGAGGCGGCCTGCCCCACCTGCGGCTCCTGCTCCGGCATGTTCACCGCCAACTCGATGAACTGCCTCACCGAGGCGCTCGGCCTCGCCCTCCCCGGCAACGGCTCGGTGCTGGCCACCCACACCGCCCGCAAGGAGCTGTACGAGGCCGCGGGCCGCACGGTCGTGGACGTCGCGCACCGCTACTACGACGAGGGCGACGAGACCGTCCTCCCGCGCAACGTCGCCTCCCGCGCCGCCTTCGAGAACGCCATGGCCCTCGACGTGGCCATGGGCGGCTCCACCAACACCGTGCTGCACCTGCTCGCCGCCGCCCAGGAGGCCGGGCTGGACTTCACGATGGCGGACATCGACGCCGTCTCCCGCCGCGTCCCCTGCGTCTGCAAGGTCGCCCCGAACGGGAACTACCACATGGAGGACGTCCACCGGGCCGGCGGCATCCCCGCCATCCTCGGCGAGCTCCAGCGCGCCGGCCACCTGCACGAGGACGTGCACGCCGTGCACAGCCCCTCCCTGGCCGACTGGCTCAAGGAATGGGACATCCGGGGCGGCTCGCCCTCCCCGGAGGCGACCGAGATGTTCTACGCCGCGCCCGGCTGCGTCCGCTCGGCGACCGCCTTCTCCCAGTCGGAGCAGTGGGACACCCTGGACACCGACGCCGCGAACGGCTGCATCCGCGACACCGCCCACGCCTACTCGGCCGACGGCGGCCTCGCCGTCCTGTACGGCAACCTCGCCGAGGACGGCTGCGTCGTGAAGACGGCCGGTGTGGACGAGTCCATCTGGACGTTCGAGGGCAAGGCCGTCGTCGTGGAGTCCCAGGAGGCGGCGGTCGAGGCCATCCTCGCCAAGCGCGTCGCCGAGGGCGACGTCGTCGTGGTCCGCTACGAGGGCCCCAAGGGCGGCCCCGGCATGCAGGAGATGCTGTACCCCACGGCGTTCCTCAAGGGGCGCGGGCTCGGCGCCAAGTGCGCCCTGATCACCGACGGCCGCTTCTCCGGCGGCACGTCGGGCCTGTCCATCGGCCACGTCTCCCCGGAGGCGGCGGCCGGAGGCACGATCGCCCTCGTCCGGGACGGCGACCGCATCGCCATCGACATCCCGAACCGGACGATCGAGCTCCAGGTCCCGGCCGGTGAACTCGCCGCGCGCCGCGAGGCGTTGGGCGGCCGTTACGCACCCGTCGCCCGCGACCGCAAGGTCTCGCAGGCGCTGCGCGCGTACGCCGCGATGGCGACGTCCGCCGACAAGGGCGCCGTCCGCGACGTCACCCTCCTCGGCTGA
- a CDS encoding TetR/AcrR family transcriptional regulator: MGEGGTGRRGARGRTPLSRERVIRAAVAVADEKGSAAALTMRAIAEPLGVEAMSLYHHVGGREDVLDGMVDAVFGEIELPPRDTDWKSAMRHRAHSARAVLRGHPWAVALLDSRTRPGPATLRHHDAVIGALRAGGFSVPMAAHAFSLIDSYLYGFVIQEVSLPFSGSAELEEVAGAILRDMPADAYPHLTELATEHALKPGYDYAEEFTFGLGLILDALHPDEEPT, from the coding sequence ATGGGAGAGGGCGGCACGGGGCGGCGCGGAGCGCGGGGACGCACCCCGCTGAGCCGGGAGCGGGTGATCCGCGCGGCGGTGGCGGTGGCGGACGAGAAGGGCTCGGCGGCGGCCCTGACGATGCGGGCCATCGCCGAGCCGCTGGGCGTCGAGGCGATGTCGCTCTACCACCACGTGGGCGGCCGGGAGGACGTCCTGGACGGCATGGTCGACGCGGTGTTCGGCGAGATCGAGCTGCCGCCGCGCGACACGGACTGGAAGAGCGCCATGCGGCACCGGGCGCACTCCGCCCGCGCCGTGCTCCGCGGCCACCCGTGGGCCGTCGCGCTGCTGGACTCCCGCACCCGCCCGGGCCCCGCGACGCTGCGCCACCACGACGCCGTCATCGGCGCGTTGCGCGCCGGGGGGTTCTCCGTGCCGATGGCCGCCCACGCGTTCTCACTGATCGACAGCTACCTGTACGGCTTCGTGATCCAGGAGGTCAGCCTGCCGTTCAGCGGCTCGGCGGAACTGGAGGAGGTGGCGGGCGCCATCCTGCGCGACATGCCCGCCGACGCCTATCCGCACCTCACCGAGCTGGCCACCGAGCACGCGCTCAAGCCCGGCTACGACTACGCCGAGGAGTTCACCTTCGGCCTCGGCCTCATCCTCGACGCCCTGCACCCGGACGAGGAGCCCACCTGA
- a CDS encoding NAD(P)-dependent oxidoreductase has protein sequence MSGTERIKKVCIIGASGKLGQYMVRHALERGYEVVGVCRERSVPKLAAFEGRMTIVPGPTNDPEVIRRAVDGCDGVLTVLVPWGVQQYSSGTAQAVLDHARPGARLVFSCGWHISRDGQDRYSRLFRAGVGIASRLGKLVRAVEIEDQVEACRRIFASDTRWTVVRGSSLEEGESQGLPVWSRHVGDPVLASDLTRRVDFALFMVEALVDDSLVQEAPAIVGRLTPSALAHTPAAQGQGQGQGQGQG, from the coding sequence ATGAGCGGTACGGAACGGATCAAGAAGGTCTGCATCATCGGAGCCTCGGGGAAGCTCGGGCAGTACATGGTCCGGCACGCGCTGGAGCGCGGCTACGAGGTCGTCGGCGTGTGCCGCGAGCGGAGCGTCCCCAAGCTCGCCGCGTTCGAGGGCCGCATGACGATCGTCCCCGGCCCCACGAACGACCCCGAGGTCATCCGGCGGGCGGTCGACGGGTGCGACGGCGTGCTGACCGTCCTCGTGCCGTGGGGCGTCCAGCAGTACTCCTCCGGCACCGCTCAGGCCGTCCTCGACCACGCCCGGCCCGGCGCGCGCCTGGTCTTCTCCTGCGGCTGGCACATCAGCCGTGACGGGCAGGACCGGTACTCGCGCCTGTTCCGCGCGGGCGTCGGCATCGCCAGCCGGCTGGGCAAGCTCGTCCGCGCCGTCGAGATCGAGGACCAGGTGGAGGCGTGCCGCCGGATCTTCGCCAGCGACACCCGGTGGACCGTCGTGCGCGGCAGCAGCCTGGAGGAGGGCGAGAGCCAGGGCCTGCCCGTGTGGAGTCGCCACGTCGGCGACCCGGTGCTGGCCAGCGACCTGACGCGCCGCGTGGACTTCGCCCTGTTCATGGTCGAGGCGCTCGTGGACGACTCCCTCGTCCAGGAGGCCCCCGCGATCGTCGGCCGCCTCACCCCGAGCGCCCTCGCCCACACCCCCGCCGCCCAGGGCCAGGGCCAGGGCCAGGGCCAGGGCCAGGGCTAG
- a CDS encoding DUF4440 domain-containing protein, with the protein MSRAEIDAVTAEFYGAFDNRGGKAADVARLRRLLVPGGVIVYAGPEFTVYTVDEFIEPRGRLLADGRLVEFSEWETSARTQIAGGIASRFGEYRKSGILDGEPFEGGGTKTIQFVRTPEGWRITAFAWHDQP; encoded by the coding sequence ATGTCCAGGGCCGAGATCGACGCAGTGACCGCCGAGTTCTACGGTGCGTTTGACAACCGGGGCGGCAAAGCCGCAGACGTGGCCCGACTCCGTCGGCTACTTGTTCCGGGCGGCGTGATCGTCTACGCCGGCCCGGAGTTCACGGTCTACACCGTGGACGAGTTCATCGAGCCTCGCGGGCGGTTGCTCGCCGACGGTCGGCTGGTCGAGTTCTCCGAATGGGAGACCTCCGCACGGACGCAGATCGCGGGCGGTATCGCCTCGCGGTTCGGCGAGTACCGCAAGTCCGGGATCTTGGACGGCGAGCCGTTCGAAGGCGGCGGTACCAAGACCATCCAGTTCGTCCGCACTCCGGAGGGCTGGCGGATCACGGCATTCGCCTGGCACGACCAGCCGTGA
- a CDS encoding DUF397 domain-containing protein gives MNKAIDLTNAAWRKSSYSGGDNGSCVEVADGFPGVMPVRDSKNPTGPALVIPDTAWRAFIGYARTTRV, from the coding sequence ATGAACAAGGCGATCGACCTGACCAACGCGGCTTGGCGCAAGTCCAGTTACAGCGGAGGTGACAACGGCTCGTGCGTGGAGGTGGCCGACGGCTTCCCCGGAGTCATGCCGGTCCGTGACAGCAAGAACCCCACCGGCCCCGCGCTCGTCATCCCCGACACCGCCTGGCGTGCCTTCATCGGATACGCCCGCACCACTCGCGTCTGA
- a CDS encoding Scr1 family TA system antitoxin-like transcriptional regulator, translated as MAEQLAHITQLVRDGRIRVQVVPFSEGAHGPVMGSMLTLMKCADAPDLAYVEGLYTGNVMDDDRVGEVQRCRDAYDPARAAALSPRLSLHLLDTVTKEYRDHEQGDRPDQRGLAQVQLQRR; from the coding sequence ATGGCGGAGCAACTGGCGCACATCACACAGTTGGTCCGCGACGGGCGCATCAGGGTGCAGGTCGTCCCCTTCTCAGAAGGAGCGCACGGCCCCGTCATGGGATCGATGCTCACGCTGATGAAATGTGCCGACGCACCCGACCTCGCCTACGTCGAGGGCCTCTACACGGGCAACGTGATGGACGACGACCGAGTGGGGGAGGTGCAACGGTGCCGTGACGCCTACGATCCAGCGAGGGCCGCCGCGCTCTCGCCGAGGCTGTCCTTGCATCTGCTGGACACGGTCACGAAGGAATACAGAGACCATGAACAAGGCGATCGACCTGACCAACGCGGCTTGGCGCAAGTCCAGTTACAGCGGAGGTGA
- a CDS encoding GNAT family N-acetyltransferase, with protein MNTAHHQNLPVVRPLTDADISVSVDTLARAFADYPFTRHVIAAEGHEERVRRFQEICLTRIGMVYGRVWVADGGRAVAVWATPDADPSPAFAEVGPVLAELTGDRQAAYASAEQAVAPHRPREPAWFLNAVAVAPEAQGEGLGGAVLAPGLEEAGKAGLPVFLETSNERNVRFYERLGFRVTAAVTLPDGGPRTWCMRKDPR; from the coding sequence GTGAACACGGCACATCACCAGAACCTCCCTGTCGTACGTCCCCTCACCGACGCGGACATCTCCGTCTCGGTCGACACACTGGCCCGAGCCTTCGCCGACTATCCCTTCACGCGGCATGTGATCGCCGCAGAGGGCCATGAGGAAAGAGTTCGGCGCTTCCAGGAAATCTGCCTCACGCGCATCGGCATGGTGTACGGCCGTGTGTGGGTGGCCGACGGAGGACGTGCCGTCGCCGTGTGGGCCACGCCCGACGCGGACCCCTCGCCTGCCTTCGCCGAGGTCGGCCCGGTGCTCGCGGAGCTGACCGGCGACCGGCAGGCGGCCTACGCCTCCGCGGAACAGGCTGTTGCTCCGCACCGGCCGCGGGAGCCGGCGTGGTTCCTGAACGCGGTGGCCGTCGCTCCCGAAGCGCAGGGTGAGGGCCTCGGCGGCGCGGTGCTGGCTCCCGGCCTTGAGGAGGCGGGGAAGGCCGGGCTTCCGGTGTTCCTGGAGACCTCCAACGAGCGGAACGTGCGCTTCTACGAGCGGCTCGGCTTCCGCGTCACCGCTGCCGTCACCCTCCCCGACGGCGGGCCCCGCACCTGGTGCATGCGCAAGGACCCGCGCTGA